From the Lolium rigidum isolate FL_2022 chromosome 2, APGP_CSIRO_Lrig_0.1, whole genome shotgun sequence genome, one window contains:
- the LOC124692296 gene encoding chaperone protein ClpC1, chloroplastic-like gives MEGALVQSAIVPTVYNNCAQVRGRARATAVRSMRTQTMTLGGFQGLRRANFLDTKSVVRRDFGSIVASQLARPRGKGSRMVVRAMFERFTEKAIKVIMLAQEEARRLGHNFVGTEQILLGLIGEGTGIAAKVLKSMGINLKDARVEVEKIIGRGSGFVAVEIPFTPRAKRVLELSLEEARQLGHNYIGSEHLLLGLLREGEGVAARVLESLGADPNNIRTQVIRMVGESTEAVGAGVGGGSSGQKMPTLEEYGTNLTKLAEEGKLDPVVGRQDQIERVTQILGRRTKNNPCLIGEPGVGKTAIAEGLAQRITNGDVPETIEGKKVITLDMGLLVAGTKYRGEFEERLKKLMEEIKQSDDIILFIDEVHTLIGAGAAEGAIDAANILKPALARGELQCIGATTLDEYRKHIEKDPALERRFQPVKVPEPTVDETIQILRGLRERYELHHKLQYTDDALIAAAKLSYQYISDRFLPDKAIDLIDEAGSRVRLRHAQLPDEAKELDKELRQVTKDKNEAVRGQDFEKAGELRDKEMELKAQITAIIDKSKEMVKAETESGEVGPLVTEADIQHIVSSWTGIPVEKVSSDESDRLLKMEETLHQRVIGQDEAVKAISRAIRRARVGLKNPNRPIASFIFSGPTGVGKSELAKTLASYYFGSEEAMVRLDMSEFMERHTVSKLIGSPPGYVGYTEGGQLTEAVRRRPYTVVLFDEIEKAHPDVFNMMLQILEDGRLTDSKGRTVDFKNTLLIMTSNVGSSVIEKGGRKIGFDLDYDEKDTSYNRIKSLVTEELKQYFRPEFLNRLDEMIVFRQLTKLEVKEIADIMLKEVFDRLKLKEIDLQVTERFRDRVVDEGYNPSYGARPLRRAIMRLLEDSLAEKMLAGEVKEGDSAIVDVDSEGKVIVLNGGSGVSEPLTPILST, from the exons ATGGAGGGGGCTCTGGTTCAGTCAGCAATTGTTCCTACCGTATATAACAACTGCGCTCAGGTCCGGGGGCGTGCCAGGGCGACAGCAGTACGTAGTATGAGGACACAGACTATGACCCTTGGAGGTTTCCAAGGACTGCGGAGGGCAAACTTTCTGGACACAAAATCTGTGGTTAGGCGTGATTTTGGCTCTATTGTGGCAAGTCAGCTTGCACGTCCAAGAGGAAAGGGGTCTAGGATGGTTGTCCGTGCCATGTTTGAGCGCTTCACAGAGAAGGCAATCAAGGTTATTATGCTCGCTCAAGAGGAAGCGAGACGTCTAGGCCACAATTTCGTCGGAACAGAGCAGATCCTGCTTGGACTTATTGGTGAGGGTACAGGCATTGCCGCTAAGGTTCTGAAGTCAATGGGCATCAATCTTAAGGATGCTCGCGTGGAAGTTGAGAAGATTATTGGCCGGGGCAGTGGGTTTGTCGCTGTTGAGATTCCTTTTACACCCCGCGCAAAGCGTGTACTGGAGCTGTCACTTGAAGAAGCTCGTCAGCTTG GGCATAATTACATAGGATCTGAACACTTGCTCCTAGGCCTGCTTCGTGAAGGTGAAGGTGTGGCTGCCCGAGTGCTAGAAAGCCTCGGCGCTGATCCAAACAACATCCGTACACAG GTCATAAGAATGGTTGGTGAAAGCACAGAAGCTGTTGGTGCTGGTGTTGGTGGTGGAAGCAGTGGTCAAAAAATGCCTACACTTGAGGAATATGGTACTAATTTGACAAAGCTAGCTGAAGAG GGTAAACTAGATCCAGTTGTTGGCAGGCAAGACCAAATTGAGCGTGTCACCCAAATATTAGGCAGGCGAACAAAGAACAACCCTTGCCTAATTGGAGAGCCTGGTGTTGGCAAAACTGCTATTGCAGAGGGTCTTGCACAACGTATTACCAATGGGGATGTTCCAGAAACGATTGAAGGAAAAAAG GTTATTACACTTGATATGGGGCTCCTTGTTGCTGGTACCAAATATCGTGGAGAGTTTGAAGAAAGGCTGAAGAAGCTTATGGAGGAAATTAAGCAAAGTGATGATATTATTCTCTTCATTGATGAAGTGCACACTTTGATTGGAGCTGGTGCAGCTGAGGGTGCGATTGATGCAGCCAACATCTTGAAACCGGCTCTTGCAAGAGGTGAACTGCAG TGTATCGGTGCCACAACGCTAGATGAGTACAGAAAGCATATTGAGAAGGATCCGGCACTGGAAAGAAGATTTCAGCCAGTCAAGGTTCCAGAACCAACTGTTGATGAAACCATACAAATTTTGAGAGGTCTTCGTGAGAGATATGAGCTTCACCATAAGCTGCAATACACAGATGATGCTCTTATTGCTGCTGCGAAGTTGTCGTATCAGTACATCAG TGATCGCTTCCTGCCTGACAAAGCTATCGACCTGATTGATGAAGCTGGATCACGTGTCAGGCTTAGGCATGCTCAG CTCCCTGACGAAGCCAAAGAATTGGACAAAGAACTTCGCCAGGTTACCAAGGATAAGAATGAGGCAGTACGTGGCCAAGATTTTGAGAAG GCTGGGGAATTAAGAGACAAAGAAATGGAACTGAAGGCACAGATCACAGCCATAATTGACAAGAGCAAGGAAATGGTTAAGGCAGAGACTGAGTCTGGTGAAGTTGGTCCTTTGGTCACGGAGGCAGATATCCAGCACATTGTCTCCTCTTGGACTGGAATACCTGTCGAAAAGGTCTCCTCTGATGAATCTGACCGTCTGCTGAAGATGGAGGAAACACTGCATCAACGTGTCATTGGCCAGGATGAGGCTGTCAAAGCTATTAGCCGTGCAATTCGACGAGCCCGTGTTGGCCTCAAGAACCCAAACAGACCTATTGCTAGCTTTATATTCTCTGGACCAACTGGTGTTGGTAAATCAGAACTGGCTAAAACTTTGGCATCATACTACTTTGGCTCTGAGGAAGCCATGGTCCGGCTTGACATGAGTGAGTTCATGGAGAGACATACTGtctccaaactaattgggtcgccACCCGGATATGTTGGCTATACTGAGGGTGGTCAATTAACCGAAGCAGTTCGTCGTCGCCCTTACACAGTAGTTCTCTTTGATGAGATTGAAAAGGCACATCCAGATGTGTTCAACATGATGCTTCAGATACTGGAAGATGGAAGATTGACTGACAGCAAGGGGCGGACAGTTGATTTCAAGAATACACTATTGATCATGACATCAAATGTTGGAAGCAGTGTCATCGAGAAGGGAGGCCGCAAGATCGGATTTGACCTTGATTACGACGAGAAGGACACAAGCTACAACAGGATCAAGAGTCTGGTGACTGAGGAGCTGAAGCAGTACTTCCGGCCTGAGTTCTTGAACAGATTAGATGAGATGATTGTTTTCCGTCAGCTGACAAAGCTGGAGGTGAAGGAAATTGCAGACATTATGCTGAAAGAAGTGTTTGACAGGCTGAAGCTAAAAGAAATCGACCTTCAAGTGACCGAAAGATTCAGAGATAGGGTGGTGGATGAAGGCTACAACCCGAGCTATGGTGCCAGACCACTACGGCGTGCTATCATGAGGCTGTTGGAAGACAGCCTGGCAGAAAAGATGTTGGCCGGTGAGGTTAAAGAAGGTGATTCCGCTATTGTCGATGTCGATTCAGAAGGCAAAGTTATAGTTCTCAATGGTGGCAGCGGGGTCTCAGAGCCGCTGACTCCCATTTTGAGCACCTAA